A single Biomphalaria glabrata chromosome 2, xgBioGlab47.1, whole genome shotgun sequence DNA region contains:
- the LOC129924550 gene encoding uncharacterized protein LOC129924550, with translation MELSVRVSKRLQAKKDSLNIQASEPESFLNVLVPEPVSLKNVTQNNVSGLTPSAIRYRRHREKLQADPEKFAAFKEKDRKRSVLYRQNITPEKRERARLLSNLRTQKCRQKKKELGLPLNEKKVKPETRAAVLERREKERLRKAAYRAKLSPHEKAWINRKRKERKQQANSPQANSPLCVNSAEVGESLGTGFQTPVAKRMAVSRALMKLPRSPKKYAAVVEGLSQIRSPRRSKALQDIGFLRLPERRKLIFLNNINESIKTYLHSTSKKRSQMSNARRQILCNILTKYNKFRGCATHFKHFGFSRSFMSKCKSQNIARKKRSDCITQNALETIHNFYSREDVSRTDPSQSSVSARTGKPKRFMQKTLKEAYTQLSTHAPTLKVSFSKFAKLKPFMTKATQHNKMQSCLCEFCMKIFLYMEGINKFLIKKGHRELTLKNLASSLDLTLCPRTNANCFHKLQCIERSCSNCGVDLINKYFEPLKNCMDELAEWSIWSKMTDEYVQSDGTLRKVIKWRPVNKEGPFNDLVTSMQKDLEKFSLHLFTANWQQQQFADLKQDLPCDWLLLVSDFGQNFTCHHQDEIQGAHWARTEVTIHPVVSYYRDKDLIVKESMFFLSNDLKHDGHASQHFQMKVIYELANRGHAFTKVISFSDGCAAQYKGKLNFVDLSFSKEDTNVSIERHYFGSRHGKGPCDAEIGVVKKNATLAIKRRMAIISDAKGLFLWAKENMTKAEPTSKRTFFLVEQGEINRDRPDRSNEKIRSLQGSRSVHAVRGITPYNIAYRKRSCFCFPCRNSDGSQCLHDEICGSWNMFKLQKQNVVQSQSNLESSLDVSPICSNSKVKSFYIQYKHFNIFH, from the exons ATGGAGCTATCTGTTAGAGTTTCAAAGCGTTTACAAGCCAAGAAAGACTCTCTAAATATACAAGCATCAGAGCCTGAGTCATTTCTAAATGTACTAGTACCAGAGCCTGTGTCGCTAAAAAATGTCACTCAAAATAATGTTTCTGGGTTGACACCTAGTGCTATAAGGTATAGAAGACACAGGGAAAAACTACAAGCTGATCCAGAAAAATTTGCTGCTTTCAAGGAAAAGGATAGAAAACGAAGTGTGCTTTACAGACAAAATATTACAccagaaaagagagaaagagctcGACTTTTAAGTAATTTAAGAACACAAAAATgcagacaaaaaaagaaagaactagGTCTCCctcttaatgaaaaaaaagtaaaacctgAAACACGTGCTGCTgttttagagcgaagagaaaaagagaggttGAGAAAAGCTGCATACAGGGCCAAGTTAAGCCCACATGAAAAAGCCTGGATAAACAGAAAacgcaaagaaagaaaacagcaaGCTAATAGTCCACAAGCTAATAGTCCCCTTTGTGTCAACTCTGCAGAGGTTGGCGAATCACTTGGTACTGGATTCCAGACTCCAGTGGCAAAAAGAATGGCTGTTTCAAGGGCTTTGATGAAATTACCTAGATCACCTAAGAAATATGCTGCAGTTGTTGAAGGTCTCTCACAAATACGCTCCCCAAGAAGAAGTAAAGCTCTCCAAGACATAGGCTTTCTGCGTCTACCTGAGAGAAGAAAGCTCATCTTTCTAAACAACATTAATGAAAGCATCAAAACCTATCTACACTCTACCAGCAAAAAAAGGAGTCAGATGTCTAATGCTCGCAGACAAATACTCTGCAACATCCTTACTAAGTATAACAAATTCAGAGGTTGTGCTActcatttcaaacattttggtTTTTCAAGAAGTTTTATGTCCAAGTGCAAATCACAAAACATAGCAAGAAAAAAACGAAGTGATTGCATTACACAAAATGCCTTGGAAACAATTCACAACTTTTACAGCAGAGAGGATGTCTCAAGAACTGATCCATCTCAATCATCTGTGAGTGCACGAACTGGAAAACCTAAACGCTTCATGCAGAAAACGCTGAAGGAGGCATATACTCAATTGAGTACTCATGCACCCACATTAAAGGTATCGTTCTCAAAGTTTGCTAAATTGAAACCATTTATGACAAAAGCTACTCAACATAATAAGATGCAGTCTTGCTTATGTGAGTTCTGTATgaagatttttctttatatgGAGGGCATTAATAAGTTTCTAATCAAAAAAGGACACAGAGAGctgacattaaaaaatctagcttCATCACTTGACTTAACTCTATGCCCAAGAACTAATGCCAATTGTTTTCATAAGCTGCAGTGCATTGAAAGATCATGTAGCAACTGTGGTGTGGATTTAATTAACAAGTATTTTGagcctttaaaaaattgcatGGATGAATTAGCAGAATGGAGCATCTGGTCAAAGATGACAGATGAGTATGTTCAGAGTGATGGTACACTGCGAAAGGTAATAAAGTGGCGACCAGTAAATAAAGAAGGCCCTTTCAATGACCTAGTAACATCAATGCAGAAAGATTTGGAAAAATTCAGCCTTCATCTTTTTACAGCTAACTGGCAACAGCAGCAGTTTGCAGATTTGAAACAAGATTTACCATGTGACTGGCTTTTGCTAGTTTCTGATTTTGGTCAAAATTTCACATGCCACCACCAGGATGAAATCCAAGGTGCACACTGGGCTCGAACAGAGGTCACTATTCACCCAGTAGTGAGCTACTACAGAGACAAAGATTTGATAGTCAAAGaaagcatgttttttttatcaaatgaccTAAAACATGATGGCCATGCATCACAACACTTTCAAATGAAAGTGATTTATGAGTTAGCTAATCGTGGTCATGCTTTCACTAAAGTTATCAGTTTTAGTGATGGATGTGCAGCACAGTacaaaggaaaattaaattttgtagaCTTATCTTTCTCAAAGGAAGATACAAATGTGTCCATAGAGAGGCACTATTTCGGTAGTCGCCATGGAAAAGGGCCATGCGATGCTGAAATAggtgttgttaaaaaaaatgctacatTGGCCATTAAAAGAAGAATGGCCATTATTTCTGATGCAAAGGGGCTATTCCTTTGGGCAAAAGAAAACATGACAAAGGCAGAGCCTACAAGTAAAAGAACATTTTTCCTTGTGGAACAAGGAGAAATCAATCGAGACAGGCCTGACAGGTCCAACGAAAAGATTCGAAGCCTTCAGGGATCGAGGTCAGTCCATGCAGTGAGAGGTATTACACCTTACAATATTGCCTACAGAAAAAGAAGCTGTTTCTGCTTTccttgcagaaattcagatggCAGTCAGTGCCTGCATGATGAAATATGTGGATCTTGGAATATGTTCAAACTTCAGAAACAGAATG tgGTGCAATCTCAATCAAATCTTGAATCCTCTTTGGATGTCAGTCCCATATGCTCAAATTCAAAGGTAAAGAGCTTTTACATACAGTATaagcattttaacatttttcattga